From a single Lewinella sp. LCG006 genomic region:
- a CDS encoding tetratricopeptide repeat protein, whose translation MSRKILLPFLMLLSLSAVFAQEQVTEEEVNREKLFIEANREKLLGNYDKAVSMLRELNRQDGSNAAVAYELGRLLHAQGDIEDAVRYLKLATDLAPDNEWYLKFLADIYQQEGRNAEGAALYEALAKKSPDDQYVYFRWAYFLVRAQEIDKALKVYDDLEKAIGLNEEIARRRHTLFLGLGDTKRAAKELEHLVEVYPKVLEYKHILAAFYDAQGDTAAARKVYEQIIAQDPKDAKAQLALAGGSNIQQDELRYLAELRPAFERSDVAVDLKISKLYPFITMVAETGNRVIADAALELTTIMEGVHNSDAKPFSAAGDLLYHSGRKKEAIQKYKTTLERDENVFPVWEQLLTALYEVGDGEGLYKAANDALDIFPNRAVIQYFLALGADATKRYDEALDATSMATMMSGRDQALRGEIQAIEGQVYSHQGDKSAAAAAFKQALELAPTSPDVNYRYAEYLLEKNDLKNAKAAAEQAANQMPYHPYYANGLAKVYYQDGRYEQAQEWNAKARTNGAAYWPAALELAGDIQFQLKHPDQAVSFWQEAKTLGGDSKRLEDKIANRSL comes from the coding sequence GTGAGTCGAAAGATACTACTACCCTTTTTGATGCTTTTGTCTTTGAGTGCTGTGTTCGCGCAGGAGCAAGTGACGGAAGAAGAAGTCAACCGCGAAAAGCTTTTTATTGAAGCCAACCGCGAAAAACTATTGGGCAATTACGATAAGGCCGTAAGCATGCTGCGTGAGCTGAATCGCCAGGATGGCAGCAATGCCGCCGTCGCTTACGAACTCGGCCGTTTGCTACACGCGCAGGGTGACATCGAGGATGCGGTTCGTTACCTGAAACTGGCAACCGATTTAGCTCCCGATAACGAATGGTACCTCAAGTTTTTGGCCGACATCTACCAGCAAGAAGGGCGCAACGCCGAAGGGGCAGCACTTTACGAGGCCTTGGCCAAGAAGTCGCCAGATGATCAGTACGTCTATTTCCGCTGGGCTTATTTTTTGGTTCGCGCCCAGGAGATTGATAAAGCGCTTAAGGTCTACGACGATTTAGAAAAAGCCATCGGGCTTAACGAAGAAATTGCCCGCCGCCGCCACACCCTCTTTTTAGGTTTGGGCGATACCAAACGCGCCGCCAAAGAACTGGAACACCTGGTGGAGGTCTACCCCAAGGTGCTGGAATACAAGCACATTCTGGCTGCTTTTTACGATGCTCAAGGTGATACGGCTGCCGCTCGGAAAGTGTACGAGCAAATTATTGCCCAAGACCCCAAAGACGCCAAGGCGCAACTGGCCCTGGCTGGAGGCTCTAATATACAGCAAGACGAACTCCGCTATCTCGCTGAATTGCGACCCGCCTTCGAACGCAGCGACGTTGCCGTAGATCTGAAAATCAGTAAGCTTTACCCTTTCATTACCATGGTGGCCGAAACAGGAAATCGTGTCATTGCCGATGCGGCTTTGGAACTTACGACCATTATGGAAGGTGTTCACAACAGCGATGCCAAGCCGTTTTCAGCAGCGGGAGATTTGCTCTATCATTCTGGACGAAAGAAAGAAGCTATTCAGAAGTACAAAACTACGCTGGAACGCGATGAAAATGTGTTTCCCGTATGGGAACAACTGCTCACGGCTCTCTACGAAGTAGGTGATGGGGAAGGGCTTTACAAAGCCGCCAATGACGCCTTGGATATTTTCCCCAACCGCGCCGTCATCCAATATTTTCTGGCATTGGGAGCCGATGCGACGAAACGCTACGACGAAGCCCTCGACGCCACCAGCATGGCCACCATGATGAGCGGCCGAGACCAGGCCCTGCGCGGAGAAATTCAAGCCATTGAAGGACAGGTGTACAGTCATCAAGGGGATAAATCAGCTGCGGCAGCTGCATTCAAGCAGGCTTTGGAGTTGGCCCCTACGTCGCCAGATGTCAACTACCGTTATGCGGAATACCTGCTGGAAAAAAATGACCTGAAAAACGCCAAGGCGGCGGCCGAACAAGCAGCCAACCAAATGCCATACCATCCCTATTATGCCAATGGCTTAGCCAAAGTATATTACCAGGATGGTCGCTACGAGCAAGCGCAAGAATGGAATGCCAAAGCCCGTACCAACGGCGCGGCCTATTGGCCTGCTGCTTTGGAGTTGGCGGGGGACATCCAGTTTCAACTCAAGCATCCAGATCAAGCCGTTTCCTTTTGGCAGGAAGCCAAGACACTAGGCGGCGATAGTAAGCGTTTAGAAGATAAAATTGCAAATCGGAGTTTATGA
- the mce gene encoding methylmalonyl-CoA epimerase — MQIEHLGIAVKDLEAANELYTTLLGKAPYKAEEVESEKVMTSFFQTGESKIELLAATAPESAIAQYIEKRGEGIHHVAFRVADIRAEMERLREQGFRLLNEAPKRGADNMWVCFVHPKSANGVLVELCQPVE; from the coding sequence ATGCAAATTGAACACCTCGGTATTGCCGTGAAAGACCTGGAAGCAGCCAATGAGCTGTATACGACCCTACTGGGTAAAGCACCCTACAAAGCGGAAGAAGTAGAAAGTGAAAAAGTGATGACTTCCTTCTTTCAAACGGGTGAATCCAAGATTGAGTTGCTGGCAGCTACCGCTCCAGAAAGTGCGATTGCCCAGTACATCGAAAAACGGGGCGAGGGGATTCACCACGTCGCCTTCCGGGTAGCGGATATTCGTGCCGAGATGGAACGCCTACGGGAGCAGGGCTTTCGTTTACTCAACGAAGCACCGAAGCGAGGTGCAGACAATATGTGGGTTTGTTTTGTGCACCCGAAGTCTGCCAATGGGGTTTTGGTAGAGTTGTGTCAGCCGGTTGAGTGA
- a CDS encoding DNA polymerase III subunit gamma/tau: MSNFVVSARKYRPQRFDEVVGQQHVSLTLKNALQSDHLAHAFLFCGPRGVGKTTCARILAKTLNCQNPTADFEPCNTCDNCVSFSQNASFNITELDAASNNSVEHIRALIEQVRFQPQQGKYKVFIIDEVHMLSQAAFNAFLKTLEEPPSYAIFILATTEKHKIIPTILSRCQIFDFKRIQTPDMVAHLADICEQEGIKADADALHIVAQKADGALRDALSIFDRIVSFSGKQISYEDVITNLNVLDYDYYFRVVDALLAEDIQQTLVIFDDIQRKGFDGDLFVTGLAEHLRNILVCKDEQTLSLLDASDSLRDRYQQQARLSGSDFILTTLNLANDCDLNYKLARNKRLHVEMTLIKMASIGRAFRIADQPLAAPATQEKKTPDANVSSPVANAADVPSVGIAPPSTSPGNTPQAPAATTTNQQANSSTELNKKAPPTTSIPIKEQANTMAKANLSSMLAQLKEEDKIKVETVDKLQLNEVQKAWDKYVASVERDSLRFQLQGVELSLEHMTITAKVSSILIESAIREEHDLTETLRQELKAPDLMLKVEVDASMRKEEVKVKPKTLNAREKYQMMVEQNPAVKELVKRFGLRPDE; encoded by the coding sequence ATGAGCAATTTTGTTGTTTCGGCCCGCAAGTATCGCCCCCAGCGCTTTGATGAAGTGGTGGGGCAACAGCACGTGTCCCTGACCCTCAAAAATGCTTTGCAGAGTGATCACCTGGCCCACGCTTTTCTTTTTTGTGGGCCTCGGGGAGTGGGTAAAACGACCTGCGCCCGAATTTTGGCGAAGACGCTCAATTGCCAAAACCCTACGGCCGATTTTGAGCCTTGTAATACTTGTGACAACTGTGTTTCGTTCAGCCAAAATGCTTCTTTCAATATTACCGAGCTGGATGCTGCCAGTAACAACTCGGTGGAGCACATTCGGGCGCTGATTGAGCAGGTGAGGTTTCAGCCGCAGCAGGGCAAGTACAAGGTGTTCATCATTGATGAGGTACACATGCTTTCTCAGGCGGCGTTCAATGCCTTTCTGAAAACCTTGGAAGAGCCGCCTTCCTACGCCATCTTTATTCTGGCGACCACGGAGAAGCACAAGATTATTCCTACGATTCTCTCCCGCTGTCAGATTTTTGATTTCAAGCGGATTCAGACACCGGACATGGTGGCCCACCTGGCAGATATTTGTGAACAAGAAGGGATCAAGGCCGATGCGGATGCCTTGCACATCGTAGCCCAAAAAGCCGATGGTGCCCTGCGGGATGCGCTTTCTATTTTTGACCGGATCGTTTCGTTTTCCGGCAAGCAGATTTCTTACGAGGACGTAATTACGAACCTCAATGTGCTGGATTACGACTACTACTTCCGGGTGGTGGATGCCTTGTTGGCCGAAGATATTCAGCAGACGCTTGTGATCTTCGACGATATTCAGCGCAAGGGATTTGATGGCGACTTGTTCGTCACGGGCCTGGCGGAGCATTTGCGCAATATCCTCGTTTGCAAAGACGAGCAAACCCTGAGCCTGCTGGATGCCAGTGATAGCCTGCGGGACCGGTACCAACAGCAGGCACGCCTGAGCGGCAGTGATTTCATCCTGACGACGCTCAACCTGGCCAACGATTGCGACCTCAATTACAAACTGGCCCGCAACAAACGGCTCCACGTGGAGATGACGCTCATCAAGATGGCCAGCATAGGAAGAGCTTTCCGGATTGCTGATCAACCGCTGGCAGCCCCAGCAACCCAGGAAAAAAAAACGCCTGACGCGAACGTAAGTAGCCCCGTGGCCAACGCTGCCGATGTGCCTTCGGTAGGAATTGCACCGCCCTCCACCAGCCCGGGAAATACCCCACAAGCACCCGCCGCTACAACGACCAACCAGCAAGCCAACTCCTCGACAGAACTAAACAAAAAAGCACCTCCCACAACGTCCATCCCCATCAAAGAACAGGCCAACACCATGGCCAAGGCCAACCTGAGCAGTATGTTGGCCCAGCTCAAGGAGGAAGATAAAATCAAGGTAGAAACGGTTGATAAACTCCAACTCAACGAGGTACAAAAAGCCTGGGATAAATACGTCGCATCCGTTGAACGCGACAGCTTGCGTTTTCAGCTACAGGGGGTAGAACTCTCGCTGGAGCACATGACCATTACCGCCAAGGTCAGCTCCATTTTGATAGAGAGTGCCATTCGGGAAGAGCATGACCTCACTGAAACCTTGCGCCAAGAGCTAAAAGCGCCCGACCTGATGTTGAAAGTGGAAGTGGATGCCAGCATGCGCAAAGAAGAGGTAAAAGTAAAGCCCAAGACCCTCAACGCCCGCGAAAAGTACCAGATGATGGTGGAACAGAACCCCGCCGTAAAGGAGCTGGTGAAGCGCTTTGGTTTGCGGCCTGATGAGTGA
- a CDS encoding DUF1801 domain-containing protein → MNPKVDTFLSKADQWQEEMAELRTILLDCDLTEEWKWRSPCYTFQGSNIAIIGGFKTHCVLSFFKGALLQNPEGILEKPGENIQAARVIRFTNSKEITAKKSTLEAYIFEAIEVEKAGLRIDFKEKNELVLVEELLHKFEELPAFKTAFEALTPGRQRGYNLFFSAGKQSQTRTARIEKYIERILDGKGINDCVCGLSNKMPSCDGSHKYI, encoded by the coding sequence ATGAACCCCAAAGTAGACACCTTCCTCAGTAAAGCCGATCAATGGCAGGAAGAAATGGCGGAACTAAGAACCATCCTCCTCGACTGTGATTTGACAGAGGAATGGAAGTGGCGTTCTCCTTGCTATACCTTTCAAGGGAGCAACATTGCTATCATTGGTGGATTTAAGACCCATTGTGTGCTCAGCTTTTTCAAAGGGGCCTTGCTCCAAAACCCGGAAGGAATCCTGGAAAAACCGGGAGAGAATATTCAGGCTGCACGTGTGATTCGATTTACCAATAGCAAAGAAATTACAGCAAAAAAATCCACCTTGGAAGCATATATTTTTGAAGCCATCGAAGTGGAAAAAGCAGGATTGAGGATCGATTTTAAAGAAAAAAACGAACTCGTTCTGGTAGAAGAATTACTACATAAGTTCGAAGAACTCCCCGCCTTCAAAACCGCCTTTGAGGCACTGACCCCAGGGCGACAAAGGGGCTACAACCTGTTTTTCTCCGCCGGAAAACAATCCCAAACCCGCACAGCAAGGATAGAAAAGTACATTGAGCGGATTCTCGATGGAAAAGGCATCAACGACTGCGTCTGTGGCCTGTCCAACAAGATGCCTTCCTGCGACGGATCGCACAAGTACATTTAG
- a CDS encoding DUF3368 domain-containing protein: MKIKLLLIMKGLYREILIPNEVYKELAALSKQKKVIDSFDWIKIVEIKNRNLYEELREKLDKGESEAIVLALELNSDFLVMDEAKGRRIARSYGIRIIGLLGILVLAKEEGLIPKVEPYMKDLKEKMGFRISEKLYKDILIRVNEG; the protein is encoded by the coding sequence TTGAAAATTAAGTTATTACTGATAATGAAGGGGCTTTATAGAGAAATCTTAATCCCTAATGAAGTATATAAAGAATTAGCAGCCCTTTCAAAGCAGAAAAAAGTAATTGATTCCTTTGACTGGATAAAGATAGTGGAGATAAAGAATCGGAATTTATACGAGGAGTTAAGAGAAAAACTGGATAAAGGAGAATCAGAAGCGATCGTATTAGCCCTTGAGCTGAATTCGGATTTTCTTGTAATGGATGAGGCAAAAGGAAGAAGGATAGCAAGATCATATGGAATTAGAATAATTGGCCTTTTAGGTATTCTAGTATTGGCAAAAGAAGAAGGTCTAATACCAAAGGTTGAGCCTTACATGAAGGATTTAAAAGAAAAAATGGGTTTCAGAATAAGTGAAAAATTGTATAAGGATATCCTCATTAGAGTAAATGAAGGATAA
- a CDS encoding UPF0175 family protein, with amino-acid sequence MGLIIGEDVLLNANMSPDDLLIEIAVHLYDIGRLTLGQARNMAGLDQISFQLEMSKRDVLIKYDYEDFLDDLDSIKAYKEMKE; translated from the coding sequence ATGGGATTAATAATAGGAGAAGATGTGCTGCTGAATGCCAATATGTCGCCTGACGATCTGTTGATAGAAATCGCAGTACACCTGTACGATATAGGCCGATTAACTTTAGGTCAAGCCAGGAATATGGCGGGACTAGACCAGATTTCTTTTCAATTGGAAATGTCAAAGAGAGATGTGTTAATAAAATACGATTATGAAGATTTTCTAGATGACCTTGACTCAATTAAGGCATATAAAGAAATGAAAGAATAG
- a CDS encoding sulfurtransferase has protein sequence MFNTIISAVELASELANPNWLVIDCRHDLDDLAYGQRAYDHAHIPGAIFAHLEEDLSGPIVPGKTGRHPLPCITAMEQLFSRWGISPATQVVVYDDKRGAIAARLWWMLRYLGHEAVAVLDGGLATWEKAGLPQNTEVRKLSPVNFVAKAQKDWTNDAAALDHLRTAPDAVVVDSRAPERYRGEVEPIDPVAGHVPGAINLPFADNWTSEGLLKSPAELRARFADLPAAEKTTFYCGSGVTACHNILAYAHAGLGDARLYPGSWSDWITVEGRGVEVG, from the coding sequence GTGTTCAATACCATCATCTCCGCAGTAGAATTAGCGTCAGAATTGGCGAATCCCAATTGGCTGGTCATTGATTGCCGCCACGATCTGGACGACCTGGCTTATGGCCAACGTGCTTATGACCATGCTCATATCCCGGGGGCCATCTTCGCTCATCTGGAGGAAGACCTGAGTGGGCCCATCGTTCCGGGAAAGACCGGGCGGCACCCACTGCCCTGTATTACGGCAATGGAACAATTGTTCAGCCGTTGGGGAATCAGCCCTGCGACGCAGGTGGTCGTTTATGATGACAAGCGCGGTGCCATCGCTGCTCGCCTGTGGTGGATGTTGCGCTACCTGGGGCACGAGGCCGTGGCGGTGCTCGACGGCGGACTGGCCACTTGGGAAAAAGCAGGCTTGCCGCAGAACACAGAAGTACGCAAGCTGTCGCCGGTAAATTTTGTAGCTAAAGCACAAAAAGACTGGACCAATGATGCCGCAGCCTTAGATCATTTACGTACCGCTCCTGACGCTGTTGTCGTAGATTCCCGCGCTCCCGAACGCTACCGCGGAGAAGTAGAGCCCATCGATCCCGTAGCGGGCCACGTACCCGGCGCCATCAACCTGCCCTTCGCCGACAATTGGACCAGCGAAGGACTGCTAAAATCACCCGCAGAACTGCGTGCCCGTTTTGCTGATCTACCAGCAGCAGAAAAGACCACCTTCTACTGTGGTTCCGGCGTCACCGCCTGCCATAATATCCTCGCCTACGCACACGCCGGCTTAGGCGACGCCCGCCTGTACCCCGGCTCCTGGAGTGATTGGATTACGGTTGAGGGGCGAGGGGTTGAGGTGGGGTGA
- a CDS encoding M14 family zinc carboxypeptidase, producing MMISLRYTIGLLVACLPLLLLGQLQSPDNFLPHRLGQTFTPHHLLVDYFEHVAANSKAVQLEEYGRTNEQRPLLLAVVSTQENMAQIEAIRLNHLRRAGIEKGTPDPALDRAIVWLSYSVHGNEAAGSESSMGVIYDLVDPNNKAAQEWLKNTIVIIDPSVNPDGYSRYTSWYRGVATTSRDINPDVREHREPWPGGRTNHYMFDLNRDWAWQTQVESQQRIVKYHQWMPHIHADLHEQWFDNPYYFAPAAQPFHAYITEWQSDFQTEIGKNHAKYFDQNGWLYFTREVFDLLYPSYGDTYPTFNGSVGMTYEQGGHSKGGAAILLPNSDTLTLYDRVAHHRTTSLSTIEIASKSVDRLVNQFTDYFKRAADNPTGSYKTYIIKGDNQQPRMEALLQFLDRNGIEYGTAASSSTVNAYNYQNGKRENISIGNNDLVISAYQPRSVLTQVLLDPTTEVVDSLTYDITAWSLPYAYGLNAFASTTRVNVKKGYEPAPYTNNLGSNQTPYAYLIPWESTKEAHFLAQLFKADVQVRAASTDFQLRGKQYQAGTLVITQADNRKRDDFDSVVRDIIRTNKISVDAITTGFTDNGPDLGSSSMMLLKAPRVAMVAGEGTYSNEAGQVWHFFEQRLDYPIHIYYPDDLESWTGEDIDILILPEGYYPMNDGAGENIKNWVRSGGKLIAIGDALSSLVGQDGFGLSYKSATSDNEPSPPHQDHSYAGAERRSIADAIPGAIFSVKMDTSHPLAFGLGETYFSLKTGTSAYEPLSSGWNIGTIGDDPMISGFVGSNAKEKMKNTLVYGVKRHGGGQMVYLVDNPLYRGFWENGTFLFSNALFMVGN from the coding sequence ATGATGATCTCACTACGTTATACCATTGGGCTTTTGGTCGCCTGCTTGCCTTTATTGCTTTTGGGCCAGCTACAAAGTCCTGATAATTTCCTTCCCCATCGCCTGGGACAAACCTTTACGCCTCACCACTTGCTGGTGGATTATTTCGAGCACGTTGCGGCCAACAGCAAGGCGGTCCAACTCGAAGAATATGGCCGCACCAACGAGCAACGCCCGCTCCTGTTGGCCGTCGTTTCTACACAAGAAAATATGGCTCAAATCGAAGCCATTCGCCTGAATCATCTCCGTCGTGCGGGTATAGAAAAAGGCACACCAGACCCTGCGCTCGACCGTGCTATCGTCTGGCTGAGCTACAGTGTCCACGGCAACGAAGCGGCCGGCTCAGAATCCAGCATGGGGGTCATCTACGATCTCGTGGATCCCAATAACAAAGCTGCCCAGGAGTGGCTCAAAAATACCATCGTCATTATCGACCCTTCGGTCAATCCTGATGGGTATTCCCGCTATACCAGTTGGTACCGGGGCGTAGCCACCACCAGTCGTGATATTAATCCTGATGTTCGCGAGCACCGCGAGCCCTGGCCCGGTGGTCGTACCAACCACTATATGTTTGACCTCAACCGTGATTGGGCCTGGCAGACGCAGGTGGAATCGCAGCAACGGATCGTGAAATACCACCAATGGATGCCCCATATCCATGCCGATCTGCACGAGCAGTGGTTTGATAATCCTTACTATTTTGCACCCGCTGCCCAACCTTTTCACGCTTACATTACCGAATGGCAAAGTGATTTCCAAACAGAAATCGGAAAAAACCACGCCAAATATTTCGACCAAAATGGCTGGCTCTATTTCACGCGGGAGGTATTTGATCTGCTTTACCCTAGCTACGGTGATACCTACCCCACCTTCAATGGATCTGTAGGAATGACTTACGAGCAAGGTGGTCACAGTAAAGGTGGCGCAGCTATTTTGTTGCCTAATAGTGATACACTGACCCTCTACGACCGGGTGGCACATCACCGCACTACTTCTTTGAGCACCATTGAAATTGCGAGTAAGAGTGTGGATCGTTTGGTAAATCAGTTTACCGATTACTTCAAAAGAGCGGCCGACAATCCTACGGGGTCTTACAAGACCTACATCATCAAAGGAGATAACCAGCAGCCAAGAATGGAGGCCCTCCTTCAGTTTTTGGATCGCAATGGAATTGAATACGGCACTGCGGCAAGCTCCAGCACCGTCAACGCCTACAACTACCAAAATGGGAAGCGGGAAAATATCAGCATTGGCAACAATGATTTGGTCATCAGCGCCTACCAGCCTCGTTCGGTGCTGACCCAGGTATTGCTTGATCCTACCACCGAGGTCGTCGATTCTCTCACTTACGATATCACGGCTTGGAGCCTGCCTTATGCTTATGGCCTTAACGCTTTTGCGAGTACGACGCGCGTAAATGTGAAAAAAGGTTACGAGCCAGCTCCTTACACCAATAACCTGGGTAGCAATCAAACACCTTATGCCTATCTAATTCCCTGGGAATCTACCAAGGAAGCACATTTTCTTGCCCAGCTTTTCAAAGCAGATGTGCAGGTAAGAGCTGCCAGTACTGATTTCCAACTTCGCGGCAAGCAATACCAGGCAGGAACACTGGTGATCACCCAGGCCGACAACCGTAAAAGAGATGATTTCGATAGTGTCGTACGCGACATCATCCGAACCAATAAGATCAGTGTGGATGCCATCACAACGGGCTTCACGGACAATGGCCCGGATTTGGGCTCGTCTTCTATGATGTTGCTGAAAGCACCTCGCGTAGCGATGGTAGCCGGTGAGGGCACTTATTCCAATGAAGCAGGCCAGGTATGGCATTTCTTTGAGCAACGCCTGGACTATCCTATCCATATCTACTACCCCGATGATTTGGAATCCTGGACGGGCGAAGATATCGACATCCTTATTTTGCCCGAAGGCTACTACCCAATGAATGATGGAGCAGGTGAAAACATTAAAAACTGGGTTCGCAGTGGTGGCAAGCTGATTGCCATTGGTGATGCCTTGTCTTCATTAGTAGGTCAGGATGGGTTTGGTCTCAGCTACAAAAGCGCTACCAGCGATAATGAACCCAGCCCCCCTCATCAGGACCACAGTTACGCTGGAGCAGAGCGTCGTAGCATTGCTGATGCTATTCCCGGTGCTATTTTTAGTGTAAAGATGGACACTTCCCATCCCTTGGCTTTTGGTTTAGGGGAAACTTACTTTTCGCTTAAAACAGGCACCTCCGCTTATGAACCGCTCAGCAGTGGTTGGAATATTGGCACCATTGGTGACGACCCCATGATCAGTGGTTTTGTAGGTAGCAACGCGAAAGAAAAGATGAAAAATACCTTGGTGTACGGCGTGAAGCGGCACGGTGGTGGCCAAATGGTTTACCTGGTGGATAATCCGCTTTACCGTGGCTTCTGGGAAAACGGGACTTTCCTGTTTAGCAATGCTCTGTTTATGGTGGGGAATTAG
- a CDS encoding fatty acid desaturase translates to MSTYTDQQIQQALADWPVRFKKYAQSDSSRAILQIITSFGPFIAIWALMYQSLEWSYGITWALALLNAFFTVRIFIIQHDCGHRSFFKDQRWNKIVGWIASLFTFIPFQYWAQVHDFHHGHSGQLEVRDIGDIQTMTAKEYAEATPRQRLAYRIFRMPLITFVVGPVIYLIRNNRFTLVKLQGWQNNRKWLALNNLFLFTAYGLGMWAFGWKTFLMIQLPIVFLFAIIAVWFFFVQHQHELAYKHWKDNWDYLLSAIRGSSFYKLPGWLHFLTGNIGYHHIHHLNSRIPSYNLIRCAEENPDLQQYVTSVTFFESLQFMFHKLWDEQTERMITFKEFYQRYEPAA, encoded by the coding sequence ATGTCAACTTACACCGATCAACAGATCCAGCAAGCCTTAGCCGATTGGCCGGTTCGCTTCAAGAAGTATGCTCAGTCAGACAGTAGCCGGGCTATTCTTCAGATCATTACTTCCTTCGGGCCATTCATCGCTATTTGGGCGCTGATGTACCAGAGCCTGGAATGGTCGTACGGTATCACCTGGGCTTTGGCTTTGCTGAATGCTTTTTTTACCGTTCGTATTTTTATTATCCAACACGATTGTGGCCACCGCTCCTTTTTCAAAGACCAGCGTTGGAACAAGATTGTGGGCTGGATAGCCAGTTTGTTTACTTTTATTCCTTTCCAGTACTGGGCACAGGTACACGATTTTCATCATGGCCACAGCGGACAGTTGGAGGTACGCGATATTGGTGATATTCAAACCATGACCGCCAAGGAATACGCTGAAGCTACGCCACGCCAGCGTTTGGCTTATCGCATTTTTCGGATGCCACTGATTACTTTTGTTGTCGGGCCGGTTATTTATTTGATTCGTAACAACAGGTTTACGCTGGTGAAATTACAAGGCTGGCAAAACAACCGCAAGTGGCTGGCACTGAACAATCTGTTCCTGTTCACGGCTTACGGCCTGGGCATGTGGGCTTTTGGTTGGAAAACGTTCTTGATGATCCAATTGCCAATTGTCTTCTTGTTCGCCATCATTGCCGTTTGGTTTTTCTTTGTCCAACATCAGCACGAACTGGCTTACAAGCATTGGAAAGACAACTGGGATTACCTCTTGAGTGCCATTCGCGGCAGTAGCTTTTACAAGTTGCCGGGTTGGTTGCACTTCCTTACGGGGAATATTGGTTACCACCATATCCACCACCTAAACAGCCGTATCCCCAGTTACAACCTGATACGCTGTGCGGAGGAAAATCCAGATTTGCAGCAGTACGTTACCTCGGTGACCTTCTTCGAAAGCCTGCAATTTATGTTCCACAAACTTTGGGACGAACAGACCGAGCGGATGATCACCTTCAAAGAATTTTATCAGCGCTATGAGCCGGCGGCGTAA